CAGCATTTCACCGGCCCAGGAGACGTCATTGGCCGGTTCGATCCAGCTGAGCGTGCCGGAAAAGGCCACGGAAAAGAAGAGCGCGGTATCGACGCTGGAGCCAACCAGGGTCGAGGCCAGCGGCGCACGCCACCATTTGCCACCCCGCAGGGCGGAAAAGACCGAGATATCCAGCAATTGTGCGGTGAGGAAGGCAAGGCCCGAGCCAATCGCGATGCGCAGGGTCACCAGCGGGCCGAATTCGCCCATGATCTGAGTGCCGATCAGGGAGCAGATCACCCCGACGACGAAACCGGCCAGAACCACCCGGCGCGCCGGACCCTTGCCGTAGACGCGGTTCATCACATCGGTGACGAGAAAGGCGACAGGATAGGTGAAGGCGCCCCAGGTCAGCCATTGGCCGAACAGGAATTGCACCAGGATGTTGGAGGCCACAACGACGGCGGCCATGGCAAGAATGCCGGGAAAATAGGAACGTGTCATGTAACTGGTCCGTTTTGACAAGGTAGCGGAGACTTGTGGAATGTACCCGGCGCAGGGCGATTGCGCTAAGTATCGGGCCAGTTAGTCCTTTTTGACGCTATTGGCAAGACAGGGGAGGCTCCCGCCCGCCGGTGAGACATCACAGATGTCCCCCCGCCCGTTGGGCCGGGCAGCGTGCAGGGCACGCTGCGGGCGCGTCCTGTCGCGCAGTGGCATGCGGCAGCAGCCGGGGTCAATCGGGTAGGCTGTATTCCACCAGTTCCGTGCGCTGCACTGACAGGAAGTTATCGTCAGAGACCATCGTTGCGCGCAAGATCCCCGCTGCGTCGCGCCAGATTGACACCCCTTCGAGATTATCGTGGGTGCCGAGCGCGGTCTGCAGCAGGGTGGTTTCGTTCTGCGGCCCGTCCTCGGTGATATCCCAGCGCCGCAGGCGGCTGCGGAAGCCGAAGAACAGGAAGTTCCGCTCCAGCAGGTAGAACCGCCCGTCGGGGCCGAAATCCGCCCCCACCGGCATGAACCTTCCACGCCGGGGCAGGCTGAAGGGCTGGCTCCATTCACTGCCGTCCCACTTCCAGACCGGCAGGTTTCCGTCCTTGTCCGGGGCGTTTTCCGGCAGGGTGTAGAGGTGACCGGCGCCGTCTATGGCCAGCGCCTCCAACGCCTTGTTGGCGGGCATCTGTCGGAAAGCGTTGGGGCGGGGCAGAACCTCCGCCCGGCTGCCTCCACGCTGGTGATGCGCCACGCGCGACACCCCTTCGAAGGAGATATAAAGGCTGCCATCGGGGGCAATGGCCAGCCCTTCGCTGTCGACGATGCGCCCTTGCAGGATACGCCCGGTCGAGGCTCGCAGGCTGCGTCTTTTGGTGACGCGCGCCGAGGTGATCCTGCCCTCTGTACGATTGATCCGGGCCCTCACCAGATGCGCCCGGTCGCTGAGCAGGATCATGGAGCGGCCGTCCTTGCCCATCTCGATGCCGGAAAAGCCGCCGAACCAGGGTTTTTCGGGCTGCACCGGGGGCGCCCAGGTATAGCTGCCGATCAGCCGCGCCTCAGCCGACACCCGCCCGGCGCGGGCGCCTGCGTAGGTCGCCACGGCCAGCGCAGCTGCAGCCATGAGGGCAAGGCTTAATCTGATTGCAGGACTGCGGCGCATTGCCGGGGCAGATCCTTCATCGTGTAGTCGCGGCGCGGCTTGGGCTTTGGCGCATTGGGATCGCGCGGCTTGGGCGGCGGCGGGTTCAGGATGTCATCGACCCATTTCTGCGCATCGGCGCAGCCATCGCCGCGCGGGGGCGGGTTCTGATCGACGCAGCCGCGTGCGCCGCGTGGACAGTTGAGCCGCACGTGGAAATGATAGTGATGTCCCCACCAGGGGCGGATTTTTCGCAACCAGCGCCGGTCGCCCTTGGCATCCTTGCACATCTGAACCTTGGCGCCGGGAAAGACAAAGATCCGCGCCACGCGTTTGTCGCTGGCGGCGGCCTTGAGGATCTCGTGATGCTGACGGGTCCAGTCACTGTTCACAAAGGCGCCCTTGGCCCGGCGCATGGAAATCGAGGAAATCTTCTCGCGCTGACCGCGGCTGAGGTTCAGCCGGTCCGGCGGACGCATCCAGATGTCGATATCAAGGCCAATCTGGTGGCTGCGGTGGCCGGACAGCATCGGGCCGCCGCGCGGCTGGCTGATGTCACCGATATAAAGCCCCTTCCAGCCCGGTTGCCGGGCCGCGAATGTGCTAAGGTCACGGATGAAATCGACGGTCTCGGGGTGGCCCCAGTTGCGGTTGCGCGACAGGCGCATGGCCTGCCATGTCGGGCCGGTTTCCGGCAGTTGCACGGCCCCCGCGACGCAGCCCTTGGCATAAGAGCCAAGCGGTGCAGGCCGTTGCTGGGATCCGACCGCCTTGGCGCCGAACAGTTGCTTGGCCGGGGTTTCCGCCGCAACTGGCCCGATCAGCCCGGCAATCGCGACAAGCGTTGCAAACAGCAGTCTCACGTCTGGTCTCCCTCGGCCTCAACCCATTTCAACAGAATCAAGCCTAGAACAAAAAGTCCGATGACGGGAGTGATACCAAGTCGGGCGCTGCCGGTGATTGTGGTTGCAATGCCGATCAGCGCGGGCGCGAGGAAAGCAGTCGCGCGCCCGGAAAGTCCATAAAGTCCAAAGCTTTCCGTGGCTTTGGCGAGATCCGTGTGGCGCACCATCAGGCTGCGGCTGGCGGATTGCAGGATTCCGCCGAAACCGCCGATCAGAACGCCGCAGCCAAAAAATACGGCATCGGGCAGGGAGGAACCTTCGGATAGTGCGACGCCAAAGAACTGCTCCCGCGACATGGAGACCACGGTAATGCAGACCAGCGTCAGCACCAGAATGGCGACAATGATCACCGGCTTGGGACCATGGCGTTTGTCCGCCTTGCCGCCCAGCCAACTAAACAGGGCCGCCGAGATCGCGGCGATGATACCGAAGATACCGATATTGGTGATCGACCAGTCCAGAACCAGGCTCGCATAGACACCGCCAAAGGCATAAAGCCCATTGAGCGCATCCCGGTAAAGCATTGAGGAGACGAGGTA
This genomic stretch from Phaeobacter gallaeciensis harbors:
- a CDS encoding queuosine precursor transporter, with translation MTRSYFPGILAMAAVVVASNILVQFLFGQWLTWGAFTYPVAFLVTDVMNRVYGKGPARRVVLAGFVVGVICSLIGTQIMGEFGPLVTLRIAIGSGLAFLTAQLLDISVFSALRGGKWWRAPLASTLVGSSVDTALFFSVAFSGTLSWIEPANDVSWAGEMLPLLGSGPVAPLWVSLALADWMVKLALALLALIPFRLIVKRLTAVPTL
- a CDS encoding esterase-like activity of phytase family protein, giving the protein MRRSPAIRLSLALMAAAALAVATYAGARAGRVSAEARLIGSYTWAPPVQPEKPWFGGFSGIEMGKDGRSMILLSDRAHLVRARINRTEGRITSARVTKRRSLRASTGRILQGRIVDSEGLAIAPDGSLYISFEGVSRVAHHQRGGSRAEVLPRPNAFRQMPANKALEALAIDGAGHLYTLPENAPDKDGNLPVWKWDGSEWSQPFSLPRRGRFMPVGADFGPDGRFYLLERNFLFFGFRSRLRRWDITEDGPQNETTLLQTALGTHDNLEGVSIWRDAAGILRATMVSDDNFLSVQRTELVEYSLPD
- the mepA gene encoding penicillin-insensitive murein endopeptidase, with protein sequence MFATLVAIAGLIGPVAAETPAKQLFGAKAVGSQQRPAPLGSYAKGCVAGAVQLPETGPTWQAMRLSRNRNWGHPETVDFIRDLSTFAARQPGWKGLYIGDISQPRGGPMLSGHRSHQIGLDIDIWMRPPDRLNLSRGQREKISSISMRRAKGAFVNSDWTRQHHEILKAAASDKRVARIFVFPGAKVQMCKDAKGDRRWLRKIRPWWGHHYHFHVRLNCPRGARGCVDQNPPPRGDGCADAQKWVDDILNPPPPKPRDPNAPKPKPRRDYTMKDLPRQCAAVLQSD